The region AATTTTTTCGTGTCTTGTTTCATCTGGGTTTTCACTACCCCGAATGTCATTTGCAAAGATAATATTTGCAGCACCCTGAGGACCCATAACAGCAATTTCTGCATTTGGCCATGAATACACAAGGTCGGCTCCAATCGACTTACTATTTAAAGCTACGTATGCACCTCCGTACGCCTTTCGCAAGATAACCGTGATTTTCGGAACGGTAGCTTCGGAGTATGCATATAAAATTTTAGCACCATGACGTATAATTCCGCCATGTTCCTGCTTGATACCTGGGAAAAAACCTGTAACATCTTCAAATGTAATAAGTGGGATATTAAATGAATCGCAAAATCGAATAAACCTTGCTGCTTTATCTGAGGAGTTAATATCTAAACTGCCTGCCATTACTTTAGGCTGGTTACACACAAGTCCGACAACTTTTCCATCTATGCGGGCAAAACCAATGACAATATTTCTAGCAAAGTCTTTTTGCACCTCAAAAAATGAGTGCTCGTCCACTACTTGGTGAATGACTTGACGCACATCGTAAGGGCGCACGGCATCAAATGGGACAACATCTAATAAATCCGGACGATAATGATCACACTCTGCCTTTGAGGCTAAAGGAGGCTGCTCTTGGCTAGACTGAGGAAGATAGCTTAAGAGCGTTCGTACTTGTTCTAGCACCTCTTGTTCTGTTGAACCTCTAAAATGGGCATTACCGCTAATTTCGTTATGAACAGCTGCTCCTCCAAGATTTTCAGAGGAAATGCTTTCTCCCGTTACGGTTTCAATTACTTTTGGTCCGGTAATGAACATTTGACTTGTTTCTTCTACCATAAAAACAAAGTCCGTAATTGCTGGTGAGTACACGGCTCCGCCTGCACAAGGACCCATGATAACAGATATTTGAGGCATGACACCAGAATAAATGGCGTTTCGATAAAAAATATGACCGTATCCATCAAGAGACATGACGCCCTCTTGAATACGAGCCCCACCTGAATCATTTAAACCAATAAACGGTACGCCTGTTTTAGCTGCTAAATCCATTACGTGCGCAATCTTTTTAGCATGCATTTCGCCTAAAGCACCTCCGAACACTGTAAAATCTTGCGAAAACAAATAGACTGAGCGACCGTTTATCTTGCCGTAACCTGTTACTACCCCATCCCCTGGACCTACTTGACTATTCATACTGAAATCAGCACACCGATGTTCAATGAATGGATTTAACTCGACAAATGTATGTTCATCTAAAAGAATTTCAATTCGTTCACGTGCTGTTAGTTTCCCTTTATGGTGCTGTTTTTCAATTTTTTCGTCTCCTCCGCCTAACTCGATCTTCCGGCGTTTATCGTACAATTCATTTAATTTATCATAAATGTCAACCATGTTTCTTCTCCTCCTCTAGTGTTTTTTCACAGAGCTCATAAAGAACACCGTTTGCTGACTTTGGATGCAAAAAAGCAATGGAAGCTTCCCCTGCGCCTCTTCGCGGAATATCATCAATCATTTGTACACCCTTTTCCTTTAACTCTGTAATTCGCTCTTCAATTGTACGCACACCTAAAGCAACATGGTGAAGACCTTCACCTCTCTTTTTGATAAACGTACCGACTGCACTGTCTTCAAAAAGCGGCTCTAATAATTCAATTTTTACGTTGCCGCACTGAATAAAAGCAACTTTTACACCTTGTTCTTCTACTTCTTCTACTTTTAATAGAGACAATCCCAATACCTTTTCATAAAAAGGCAGGCTGTCTTCAATTGATTTTACAGCTACTCCTATGTGATCAATTCCTTTTATCACTTTCTCACCTCTTAAAAAAGCGTTTTCATTTACACATATTCTTGAAAACGAAAGAAATCTCCTGCTCCCGTATGTACAGAAAGTTGCTTGTCTAAGCAGCAGAAGACATGTAAAATAAGAAAAAAACGTGTAGGAGGATTTTGGTTGTATGTCTAATAAGAAAATCCAAAAGACTATTGTGTTTTTAATGCTTCTTGTCATGTTAATATCTACGCTTTTAGCAGGACTTGCCATGTGGTTTTAATTGGGACTGATGACTAAAAACATAGATGCATTGCTGTTTCTTTGTACAATGCAAAAATATAAAAAAGACTGGTGACTAGTCACCAGTCTTTTGCTGTATATTCAAAATGCCTTTTTGAGCAGCTAACTCTTCAAAAGATTGATCTGTAGATACAATCCATACTTTTGTACCTAATGGCACTTGATCATATAAATGGCTTACTTCACGATTTTCTACGCGAATACAGCCATTCGATACATATTTACCGATGGAATCCGGCTGATTTGTGCCGTGAATGCCATAAATACGTCCGTCAGTCTCTCTTGCATCAAACCCAATCCACCTTACACCTAGAGGGTTTTGAGGAGCGCCTCCCCCAATGTTACTTCTTCGATAATAGGGGTTAACAGCTTTTACTGTTACCGTGAACTCTCCTTCGGGCGTCAGATTAACTGTTTTCCCCGTAGCTACTTTGATAATTTGTTTAATTTCTTTATTTTGAATATAAGCAAGCTCATTGCTTTGTTTATTAATAATAATATAAGGATCATTTAGCAACGGATTTTCTCCTAATGGCCAAACCGGAGATAGTAGTAAAAGGATAAAAGCAAACACATGCAAGTAATCCACCACCTTACGTTAGTCCTAAGTAAAAGAAAAGAGAGGTATCTCTTTTCCCTTTTAGTGTTCGTAAGCACGATGAACAACATGCATGCTGTTTAACTTATTTTTAAGGTTTGTTTAATAACCAAATATTGTTCAATTTCTTTGACTACGTGCAATAAATCGGCACGTGCTTCAAACTCTTCCCGCGTGTTCGGAAGCGGCATCTCTGCAAACGCTTCTCGTAAATGCTGAAGTTTGGCTAAAAATAATTTCGCTGTATTACCGGGGTGGATAGATAGACTTAATTCTTCAATGAAATCAGCAATCATGTAGCGC is a window of Priestia aryabhattai DNA encoding:
- the mce gene encoding methylmalonyl-CoA epimerase, with the translated sequence MIKGIDHIGVAVKSIEDSLPFYEKVLGLSLLKVEEVEEQGVKVAFIQCGNVKIELLEPLFEDSAVGTFIKKRGEGLHHVALGVRTIEERITELKEKGVQMIDDIPRRGAGEASIAFLHPKSANGVLYELCEKTLEEEKKHG
- a CDS encoding acyl-CoA carboxylase subunit beta; this translates as MVDIYDKLNELYDKRRKIELGGGDEKIEKQHHKGKLTARERIEILLDEHTFVELNPFIEHRCADFSMNSQVGPGDGVVTGYGKINGRSVYLFSQDFTVFGGALGEMHAKKIAHVMDLAAKTGVPFIGLNDSGGARIQEGVMSLDGYGHIFYRNAIYSGVMPQISVIMGPCAGGAVYSPAITDFVFMVEETSQMFITGPKVIETVTGESISSENLGGAAVHNEISGNAHFRGSTEQEVLEQVRTLLSYLPQSSQEQPPLASKAECDHYRPDLLDVVPFDAVRPYDVRQVIHQVVDEHSFFEVQKDFARNIVIGFARIDGKVVGLVCNQPKVMAGSLDINSSDKAARFIRFCDSFNIPLITFEDVTGFFPGIKQEHGGIIRHGAKILYAYSEATVPKITVILRKAYGGAYVALNSKSIGADLVYSWPNAEIAVMGPQGAANIIFANDIRGSENPDETRHEKIEQYREKFANPYVAASAGMVDDVIDPRETRIKLIQALEMLHNKKEERPAKKHGNIPL
- the prli42 gene encoding stressosome-associated protein Prli42 yields the protein MSNKKIQKTIVFLMLLVMLISTLLAGLAMWF
- a CDS encoding L,D-transpeptidase, with amino-acid sequence MHVFAFILLLLSPVWPLGENPLLNDPYIIINKQSNELAYIQNKEIKQIIKVATGKTVNLTPEGEFTVTVKAVNPYYRRSNIGGGAPQNPLGVRWIGFDARETDGRIYGIHGTNQPDSIGKYVSNGCIRVENREVSHLYDQVPLGTKVWIVSTDQSFEELAAQKGILNIQQKTGD